A region of the Actinomycetota bacterium genome:
GGCCATCGCTTCCAGGGTCTCTCTCGACTGCGTCTCGGTGGGCTCGAACATCAGCGCCTCGTGAACGATCAGCGGGAAGTACATCGTCGGTGCATGGAAGCCTTCGTCGAGGAGGGCCTTGACGATGTCCATGGTGTGTACGCCCGTTTCGGTCTTGATCCGATCTGCGGACGCCACGAACTCGTGCATGCACGGCGCGGGGTACGGAATCTCGAAACGATCGCTCAGGAGGGAAGCGAGGTATCTGGCGTTGAGCACGGACCGCTCGGCGACACGCCGGAGCCCCGATCCGCCGAGCGCGCGCATGTAGGCGACGGCGCGTAGCACCACGCCGAAGTTGCCATGTCGGCCATGCACCCTGCCGATCGAACGCGCCGGCATTCCCCACCGGAGGAGGCCTTCGTCGTCACGTACCGGCAGCGGTCCCGGCAGGAAGGGAGCGAGCTTCCTGGAAACCGCCAGGGGGCCGGATCCCGGTCCACCACCTCCATGAGGAGTTCCGAACGTCTTGTGGAGGTTGGAGTGGACGATGTCGAACCCCATGTCACCCGGTCTGGACACACCGAGGATCGCATTCAGGTTGGCTCCGTCGTAGTAGAGGAGGCCTCCCACATCATGGACCGCATCGGCGATATCGAGTATGTCCATTTCGAACAGCCCAAGCGTGTTCGGGTTGGTCAGCATCAACCCTGCGACCTCGTCGTTCAGGAGCGTACGGAGCGCATCGAGGTCGACCATCCCGCGACCATCGGATGGCACTTCTTTGACCGCGTAGCCGCTCAGCGCCGCCG
Encoded here:
- a CDS encoding glycine dehydrogenase subunit 2, with product MAEPAGRASSLPLLGGTTEPTLVEFSSPERRAWSLPPLDVPKTALNLEEGRENVVRLPEVSEHDLVMHFSRLAHRNFAVDLGAYPLGSCTMKYNPKIADWVADLPEFQTLHPDTPPYAAQGAMEVLVEAERILCELTGMFRATFQPPAGAAGELTGMMITRAYHSANGNPRSVILVPDSAHGTNPASAALSGYAVKEVPSDGRGMVDLDALRTLLNDEVAGLMLTNPNTLGLFEMDILDIADAVHDVGGLLYYDGANLNAILGVSRPGDMGFDIVHSNLHKTFGTPHGGGGPGSGPLAVSRKLAPFLPGPLPVRDDEGLLRWGMPARSIGRVHGRHGNFGVVLRAVAYMRALGGSGLRRVAERSVLNARYLASLLSDRFEIPYPAPCMHEFVASADRIKTETGVHTMDIVKALLDEGFHAPTMYFPLIVHEALMFEPTETQSRETLEAMADAMNTIAEKAYTDAAAVEDAPLLTPVRRPDDALAARHLNVSWFTEE